One genomic window of Sphingobacterium oryzagri includes the following:
- a CDS encoding RagB/SusD family nutrient uptake outer membrane protein yields MTHKINKLWAIILIATGLSSCSDYLDTVPTTSVPESVVIDNVDNLQTLLNGAWRTYMDTYYTFANPGYAAILRASDAMGSDVAVVRGRYGFLSPYDYLEMHTRVGTRVNAFWTILYTAINTNNIILANVDNIPGDDLLRQQLKGQALAFRAHSYLTIASFYQLNYATHANTKTAPIYTEPTGPQTVGNPKASLKEIFDLVIQDLTSAEQLLADYQRPTSQKYKINKQVVQALLARAYLQTNNWEAAAQKAAEARSGYALMTGEEYAAGFNDLTNSEWIWGHGQRTDQSTASYNFHYLDVSTPASYYYSFMADPHFKDFFEEGDVRYSLFSWDNSAPARYGLLRYAKFRFREDMTGDIVLIRSAETYLIQAEAYARLNRLTESATVLNQLRTARNASPLSAAGKTQTEVVAEILLERRKELWGEGFALSDIIRTQGRVERKAYTATNSQGQTVPAQVSITLPNGNTQLVNVIGHTTLRTENNAGSEFTANSPYYIFGIPENESNNNPNLNN; encoded by the coding sequence ATGACTCACAAAATAAATAAGCTATGGGCTATCATACTGATCGCAACTGGTCTTAGCTCCTGTAGCGATTACCTGGATACCGTACCCACAACTTCCGTCCCCGAATCGGTGGTGATCGACAATGTCGACAATTTGCAAACGCTGCTGAATGGAGCATGGAGAACGTATATGGATACCTATTATACATTTGCCAACCCAGGTTATGCCGCTATCCTCCGCGCCAGCGATGCGATGGGAAGCGATGTTGCCGTTGTACGTGGTCGTTATGGATTTTTAAGTCCGTATGATTACCTCGAAATGCATACCCGCGTAGGCACACGTGTAAACGCCTTTTGGACGATACTCTACACCGCCATCAATACAAACAACATTATTCTTGCAAATGTAGACAACATTCCCGGAGACGATCTCTTGCGGCAGCAGCTGAAAGGTCAAGCCTTAGCTTTCCGCGCACATAGCTACTTAACGATCGCTTCCTTTTATCAGTTAAACTACGCCACGCATGCAAATACCAAAACGGCTCCGATTTATACCGAGCCTACAGGTCCGCAAACTGTTGGAAACCCAAAAGCTAGCTTAAAAGAAATATTTGATTTGGTCATTCAAGATTTAACAAGCGCGGAGCAGCTTTTAGCCGATTATCAACGACCGACTTCGCAGAAATACAAAATAAATAAGCAAGTTGTACAAGCGTTGTTAGCTCGGGCATATCTACAGACCAACAATTGGGAAGCCGCCGCACAAAAGGCTGCTGAAGCTCGCTCGGGTTATGCATTGATGACTGGAGAAGAGTATGCCGCAGGATTTAATGATCTTACCAACTCCGAATGGATATGGGGCCATGGCCAACGTACAGACCAAAGTACGGCAAGCTACAACTTCCATTATCTGGACGTTAGCACGCCTGCTTCTTACTATTATAGTTTTATGGCTGATCCGCACTTTAAAGATTTCTTTGAGGAAGGAGATGTACGATATTCGCTATTCTCGTGGGATAATAGTGCCCCGGCGAGATATGGCTTGCTACGCTACGCCAAATTTAGGTTTCGGGAAGATATGACGGGCGATATTGTGCTCATCCGTTCAGCGGAAACCTATTTGATCCAAGCAGAAGCGTATGCACGACTCAACCGTCTTACGGAGTCTGCAACGGTATTAAATCAGCTCAGAACTGCACGAAATGCAAGCCCTTTATCTGCTGCCGGAAAAACGCAAACGGAGGTTGTTGCCGAGATTCTTTTGGAGCGTAGAAAAGAGCTGTGGGGCGAAGGATTCGCGCTATCCGATATCATAAGAACGCAGGGCCGCGTAGAGCGCAAAGCTTATACAGCTACAAACAGCCAAGGCCAGACCGTGCCTGCACAAGTAAGCATCACACTGCCTAATGGCAATACGCAGCTGGTCAATGTCATTGGCCATACTACACTTCGGACGGAGAACAATGCCGGATCGGAATTTACGGCAAATAGCCCGTACTATATTTTTGGAATCCCGGAAAATGAGTCAAATAACAACCCAAACTTGAACAACTAG